One region of Gilliamella sp. ESL0405 genomic DNA includes:
- a CDS encoding hemagglutinin repeat-containing protein, translating to MGTSSERFELDEFHKSSSKGFLNKTTTTTQTQIDNTTEKGSQLYGDSVTIAAGNNLSVTGSQVVGTHDVNLKAGNNIDIDAAEESYYRKQETKTKKSGLMSSGGIGVTIGHEKENLKQTDSEQAYLGSTVGSTEGNVSIQAGKDITVKGSDIIAKQDVNLTGENVAIEALDAKTTYNEQYTYEKSGLTIALTGTAADMYEAAKAVERAKEKGNDKLLALQSIKSALTALEAIEDLQLQNQQGQKQASIGVSVMVGTQRTEREVNQEQHNVISSGVSAGQNIHITATGDANEQGGDITLKGSEVKAGNDINLTANRDVNVIGAVNTQHSDRDEKSYGGGVGIQLQFGGDESGLRFKANGNFSRERENADGSAWTESVIDAKNQLNIKTGHDVNVVGGQLKGDTVKMNVGNNLNIQSLQDTDNYDYEKISASVSGTAGYGGVSANGSLSATEMESKWASVTDQSGIFAGKGGYDITVGNNTDLKGAVIASKAEDTGKNKLDTGTISFSDIKNKADFKVTHVAISGGTAGPGAPTAFKDSDSDSSTTKSAVEKGELIIRNQDQQKQDINGLSRDTDSANNPLKQIFDKQKELDKIETVELIKDIAQQAKSVVKKYDRIEAQKEVDKNKDALTRAEAEKRYKHLSDEEKAKYASFEQYYSANEDSIYYALVDKQLETNKNKDKNLGTMGGDVSKGIDTAMAIVTGVITGDITGSLAGASAPWIAEQIKLHTGHQDEKGNWVTDDIAGNLIAHAILGAVVAELQGGPSIAGGVGAVAGELAAKLIREQLYGKDVKDLTEAEKQNISALAQLAAGLAIAAGGGDTGAAGAAMAAGKNAVENNLLSPADVAEADKKYAACNGDRKCQMQVVKETNELDKEKIRALQEYKNQLLEEYAERYREIIADCEGYTTCQLERRDWLQEEIDNRYRDFYNIVTDGASPDDLSFGYYPDDTKIQSLWEGMKNAPGKLVDNIVEGGDKAIRYIDDNSLGKIADDAWEFGKKIASIPREWLNKEIPADSFETALTNLASMTGHDVGEASFYTVAGTATAALGGKIIQWIDGKWTPVKIGSLETGKGPTANKPLDKTDLELQHGKGNVEQGGGNYKETKDKILDNQAANQKANESSKFGEHVAKEQEINVGKGTSANINNGTTGTVWDSVKATQPNYPGSVIPKSFEMTLPNGQKVWIHGNATEHIAEYAQFKAKDYTPEAVRLSSQQQLNSLQGALNSATKNGVEYNKLITIDGWELKLAPPRQLGELPAVIHARPVK from the coding sequence ATCGGGACATCATCGGAGCGATTTGAGTTAGATGAGTTCCATAAGAGTTCAAGCAAAGGCTTTTTAAATAAAACGACCACTACCACGCAGACGCAAATCGATAATACCACCGAAAAAGGCAGTCAGCTCTATGGCGATAGTGTCACCATTGCCGCCGGGAATAATTTAAGTGTCACCGGTAGTCAGGTGGTCGGTACCCATGATGTCAATCTGAAGGCGGGCAATAATATTGATATTGATGCCGCCGAGGAGTCTTATTACCGTAAACAAGAGACGAAGACGAAAAAATCCGGGCTGATGAGTAGCGGCGGTATCGGGGTGACCATTGGTCATGAGAAAGAAAATCTGAAACAGACCGATAGCGAGCAAGCCTATTTAGGCAGTACCGTCGGCAGCACTGAGGGTAATGTGAGCATTCAGGCCGGTAAGGATATCACCGTCAAAGGCAGTGATATTATTGCCAAGCAGGATGTGAACTTAACCGGTGAGAATGTGGCTATCGAGGCACTTGATGCCAAAACCACCTATAACGAGCAGTACACTTATGAGAAATCCGGACTGACCATTGCGTTAACCGGTACGGCAGCAGATATGTATGAAGCCGCCAAAGCGGTTGAGCGGGCGAAAGAGAAAGGCAATGATAAGTTATTAGCCCTGCAATCGATTAAATCTGCGCTGACCGCACTTGAAGCGATTGAAGATTTGCAGCTGCAAAATCAGCAAGGTCAAAAACAGGCATCAATCGGTGTCAGTGTGATGGTGGGCACGCAGCGCACTGAGCGGGAGGTCAATCAGGAGCAACATAATGTTATCAGTAGCGGGGTCTCTGCCGGGCAGAATATTCATATCACCGCAACCGGTGATGCAAATGAGCAAGGCGGGGATATCACCTTAAAAGGCAGTGAGGTGAAAGCCGGCAATGATATTAATCTGACCGCTAACCGGGATGTGAATGTGATTGGTGCGGTCAATACGCAGCACAGTGACCGGGATGAGAAAAGCTACGGCGGTGGCGTGGGGATTCAGCTTCAGTTTGGTGGTGATGAAAGTGGTCTGCGGTTTAAAGCCAACGGTAACTTTAGTCGGGAGCGGGAAAACGCTGACGGCAGTGCCTGGACCGAGAGTGTGATTGATGCCAAGAATCAACTCAATATCAAAACCGGTCATGATGTGAATGTGGTCGGTGGTCAGTTAAAAGGGGATACGGTGAAGATGAATGTGGGCAATAATCTTAACATTCAGTCACTGCAAGATACCGATAATTATGATTATGAAAAAATCAGTGCTTCAGTCAGCGGCACCGCCGGTTATGGTGGGGTGAGTGCGAACGGCTCGTTATCGGCCACTGAAATGGAAAGTAAATGGGCAAGTGTGACTGACCAGTCGGGTATCTTTGCCGGTAAAGGCGGCTATGATATCACAGTCGGCAATAACACGGACTTAAAAGGGGCAGTGATTGCCTCGAAAGCGGAAGATACCGGTAAAAACAAACTCGATACCGGCACTATTAGCTTCAGTGATATTAAAAATAAAGCTGACTTTAAAGTGACCCATGTTGCCATTAGTGGTGGCACCGCCGGTCCCGGTGCGCCAACGGCATTTAAAGACAGTGACAGTGACTCAAGCACCACCAAATCAGCGGTGGAAAAAGGCGAGTTAATCATCCGCAATCAGGACCAGCAAAAACAGGATATTAACGGCTTAAGCCGGGATACGGACAGTGCCAATAATCCGCTCAAACAGATTTTTGATAAGCAAAAAGAGCTGGATAAAATTGAAACCGTTGAGCTGATTAAAGATATTGCCCAACAGGCTAAAAGTGTGGTGAAGAAATATGACCGCATTGAGGCACAAAAAGAGGTGGATAAAAATAAGGATGCGTTAACCCGGGCGGAAGCAGAAAAGCGATATAAACATTTAAGTGATGAGGAAAAAGCAAAATACGCCTCATTTGAACAATATTATAGCGCGAATGAAGACTCCATTTATTATGCGCTGGTTGATAAGCAGCTGGAAACCAATAAAAATAAAGATAAAAACCTGGGCACCATGGGCGGTGATGTCAGTAAAGGGATTGATACCGCTATGGCGATAGTGACCGGGGTGATTACCGGTGATATTACCGGTAGTCTGGCCGGTGCCAGTGCGCCGTGGATTGCCGAGCAAATCAAACTGCATACCGGTCATCAAGATGAAAAAGGTAACTGGGTGACCGATGATATCGCCGGTAACTTAATTGCCCATGCGATACTCGGCGCCGTTGTTGCTGAGCTGCAAGGTGGCCCGTCGATTGCCGGTGGGGTCGGTGCGGTTGCCGGTGAGCTGGCGGCGAAACTGATTCGTGAGCAACTCTACGGTAAAGACGTTAAAGACTTAACCGAAGCTGAAAAACAAAACATCAGCGCCCTCGCCCAGCTGGCAGCCGGCCTGGCGATTGCCGCCGGTGGCGGTGATACCGGCGCTGCCGGTGCGGCAATGGCTGCCGGGAAGAATGCGGTTGAGAATAACTTGTTGAGCCCTGCGGATGTTGCTGAAGCAGACAAGAAATATGCAGCCTGTAATGGTGATAGAAAATGCCAAATGCAGGTAGTAAAAGAAACAAATGAGCTTGATAAAGAAAAGATCAGAGCATTACAAGAATATAAAAATCAATTGTTAGAAGAGTATGCTGAGAGATATCGAGAAATTATAGCGGATTGTGAAGGCTATACAACTTGTCAGTTAGAAAGAAGAGATTGGTTGCAGGAAGAGATAGATAATCGATATCGTGATTTTTATAATATAGTTACTGATGGTGCATCACCAGATGATCTGAGTTTTGGATATTATCCTGATGACACAAAAATTCAATCCTTATGGGAAGGAATGAAAAATGCGCCTGGCAAGTTGGTTGATAACATTGTTGAAGGTGGCGATAAAGCTATTCGCTACATTGATGACAACTCACTAGGAAAAATTGCAGATGACGCTTGGGAGTTTGGAAAGAAAATAGCAAGCATTCCAAGAGAATGGTTAAATAAAGAGATCCCAGCAGATTCTTTTGAAACAGCATTGACTAACTTAGCAAGTATGACTGGGCATGATGTTGGTGAAGCGTCATTCTATACTGTTGCGGGAACGGCAACGGCTGCTTTAGGCGGTAAGATTATACAATGGATTGACGGGAAATGGACCCCAGTTAAGATTGGTAGTTTGGAGACCGGAAAGGGACCTACTGCCAATAAACCATTAGACAAAACAGACTTAGAGCTACAACACGGAAAAGGAAATGTTGAACAAGGTGGTGGAAATTATAAAGAGACTAAGGATAAAATACTTGATAATCAGGCTGCCAATCAGAAAGCAAACGAAAGTAGTAAATTTGGTGAGCATGTAGCGAAAGAGCAAGAAATTAATGTTGGAAAGGGAACGAGTGCTAACATAAATAATGGAACAACTGGTACCGTATGGGATTCAGTGAAGGCAACTCAACCGAATTACCCTGGTTCAGTTATTCCTAAATCATTTGAGATGACTTTACCTAATGGGCAGAAAGTATGGATTCATGGTAATGCAACAGAACATATTGCCGAATATGCTCAATTTAAAGCGAAAGACTATACGCCAGAAGCTGTAAGGTTATCGTCACAACAACAATTGAACAGTTTGCAAGGGGCTCTTAATTCAGCAACAAAAAATGGCGTTGAATATAATAAGTTAATTACAATCGACGGTTGGGAGCTAAAATTAGCACCACCTCGTCAACTAGGTGAGCTTCCTGCAGTAATTCATGCTCGACCAGTTAAATAA
- a CDS encoding SymE family type I addiction module toxin, with protein MIKMHFYAKINPRPQLTIKGRWLEQIGFYVGCPVIIKIEQGKLVVELAMQI; from the coding sequence ATGATTAAGATGCATTTCTACGCTAAAATCAACCCCAGACCACAACTGACAATTAAAGGCAGGTGGCTGGAGCAGATAGGCTTTTATGTAGGATGCCCTGTTATCATTAAAATCGAGCAGGGCAAGTTGGTTGTTGAACTTGCGATGCAGATCTAA